A window from Candidatus Zixiibacteriota bacterium encodes these proteins:
- a CDS encoding nitronate monooxygenase family protein, protein MLSAKLSPLVIGNKIAPLPIVQGGMGVGISLSGLASAVANMGGVGVIAAAGIGMYESDFYTNYLQANTRALASEIRKAKLLTGGILGLNIMVAFSNYGDLVRTAVDEGIDIIFSGAGLPMNLPQYLDSNSTTRLVPIISSGRAAALICKRWLSKYDYLPDAVVVEGPRAGGHLGFSESQIFDPAFALERLVPEVVAEVRGFSERYGKPIPVIAAGGIYTGADIRAIMELGADGVQMGTRFVATHECDASLAFKQAYIDARPEDIVIIHSPVGMPGRAIRNAYLDDVSDGIKKPYSCPYHCIHTCDYKNSPYCIAHALISAKRGRFRSGFAFAGANVHRVTEIVSVKELVLSLIDEYEQAAFETTERPARRKVV, encoded by the coding sequence GCCGATAGTGCAGGGCGGAATGGGCGTGGGCATCTCATTATCCGGTCTGGCTTCGGCTGTGGCAAACATGGGCGGTGTAGGCGTGATCGCCGCGGCCGGTATCGGCATGTACGAGAGCGACTTTTATACCAACTATCTTCAGGCCAACACTCGCGCGCTGGCAAGTGAAATCCGCAAAGCCAAACTGCTGACCGGCGGCATTCTCGGACTGAACATCATGGTGGCCTTCTCCAACTACGGCGACCTGGTGCGGACGGCGGTCGACGAAGGAATCGACATCATCTTCTCCGGCGCCGGACTCCCAATGAACCTGCCCCAGTATCTCGATAGCAACTCGACTACCAGGCTGGTGCCGATTATCTCCTCCGGGCGGGCGGCCGCGCTGATCTGCAAACGTTGGCTGAGCAAGTACGATTACCTGCCCGATGCGGTCGTGGTCGAGGGGCCCCGCGCCGGCGGACATCTCGGTTTTTCCGAGTCTCAGATATTCGATCCGGCCTTCGCGCTGGAACGACTCGTGCCGGAGGTGGTTGCGGAAGTACGAGGATTCTCCGAACGCTACGGCAAACCGATTCCGGTGATCGCCGCCGGCGGGATATACACGGGCGCCGACATTCGCGCTATCATGGAGCTTGGCGCCGACGGTGTCCAGATGGGGACTCGCTTTGTCGCCACGCACGAGTGCGACGCCAGTCTGGCCTTCAAGCAGGCGTACATTGACGCCCGCCCGGAAGATATCGTCATCATTCACAGTCCGGTCGGGATGCCCGGACGGGCGATCCGCAACGCCTACCTTGACGATGTCAGCGACGGTATCAAGAAACCGTACAGTTGTCCGTATCACTGCATTCACACTTGCGACTACAAGAACTCCCCCTACTGCATAGCTCACGCTCTCATAAGCGCCAAACGGGGTCGCTTCCGAAGCGGCTTTGCCTTCGCCGGCGCTAACGTACACCGGGTGACGGAGATCGTCTCGGTGAAAGAGCTCGTCTTATCGCTGATTGACGAGTACGAGCAGGCCGCCTTCGAGACTACCGAGCGCCCGGCCCGC